A region of Cucumis melo cultivar AY chromosome 2, USDA_Cmelo_AY_1.0, whole genome shotgun sequence DNA encodes the following proteins:
- the LOC107991120 gene encoding uncharacterized protein LOC107991120: MDLRKDTEIAMKPPFTNLQKIFNGRTLVPLPQINEEEQQHEYTNTQSNQRTIFSGPSSSSFAEPPNTPFNAAPALFLRIGSWQVVANNESDLVLKFDYRNKKISWEVVREGPSKHKIEIDWSNIIGIQAAIEDHRQGILQLELQNPPRFYKEIETRPLKLFKWEEEYDFTQGRVSMHRKHFSVFAPGILGTYYKRLMKNKDLLEVSQKPFPTADSPYFHQPA, from the exons ATGGATTTACGAAAGGATACAGAAATTGCAATGAAACCTCCATTTACAAATCTCCAAAAGATATTCAATGGACGTACACTAGTCCCTCTGCCTCAAATAAAtgaagaagaacaacaacatGAATACACtaatactcaatcaaatcaaagaACAATCTTTTCTGGACCAAGCAGCTCTTCCTTTGCTGAACCACCCAATACTCCTTTTAATGCTGCTCCTGCCCTTTTCCTTCGTATCGGCTCTTGGCAG GTTGTGGCCAACAATGAAAGTGATCTGGttttgaaatttgattataGAAACAAGAAGATATCTTGGGAGGTTGTGAGGGAGGGGCCTTCCAAGCACAAGATTGAAATTGATTGGTCTAATATCATAGGAATTCAAGCTGCCATTGAAGATCATAGACAAGGAATTCTCCAACTTGAG CTGCAAAATCCACCAAGATTTTACAAGGAGATTGAAACCAGACCACTGAAGCTGTTCAAATGGGAAGAAGAATATGATTTCACCCAAGGCAGAGTTTCTATGCACAG GAAACACTTTTCAGTGTTTGCACCAGGAATACTTGGAACATATTATAAGAGACTAATGAAAAACAAGGATTTGCTTGAAGTAAGCCAGAAGCCATTTCCTACTGCAGACTCCCCTTACTTCCACCAGCCAGCTTAA